One Prosthecobacter dejongeii DNA window includes the following coding sequences:
- a CDS encoding ATP-binding protein gives MSTEASFFDRLTSLAISTLGIPVALVSIVEQDRQVFPSRCVLSGPLVGVQETPISHSICAHVVRLDTPLIINDTREHPLTLDNPVVTEVGVLAYAGFPLINELGLPFGAFCAIDYKPHVWSASDVEILRMLALQVTSEIQLRSALNRAQEDYAALNELEKNRAKINRANRHDLRTPLNSMMLSLQAIEQFGEVNEDQKEYLEMAHRNGLLIAGMVDQMLDIGNVHHLGKAALHLRPAKAADLLSAALDQTVILALQKKIELTHTCSSESWLSVDHDKIVRVLANLISNAIKFTPAQGRVTVQIQDVAKPHASTQVRFSVVDSGIGIRQDHVGLIFNEGYRVNPDALTKDSTGLGLAFCKAIVEAHGGQIEVSSEFGRGSHFHFTLPLSVGI, from the coding sequence GTGTCAACTGAAGCATCATTTTTTGATCGCTTAACGAGTCTTGCCATCAGCACCTTGGGCATCCCTGTGGCACTGGTTTCGATCGTCGAACAGGACCGTCAGGTCTTCCCTTCGCGCTGTGTGCTTTCAGGGCCTCTCGTCGGCGTGCAGGAAACCCCCATTTCCCATTCCATTTGCGCGCATGTGGTTAGGCTAGACACGCCTTTGATCATCAATGATACGCGCGAACACCCTTTGACGCTGGATAATCCGGTGGTCACGGAGGTGGGTGTTCTAGCCTATGCCGGGTTTCCTTTGATCAATGAGCTCGGCCTGCCCTTTGGCGCGTTTTGCGCCATTGACTACAAACCTCATGTTTGGTCTGCCTCAGACGTGGAAATCTTGCGCATGCTCGCGCTGCAAGTCACTAGCGAGATTCAACTCAGGTCTGCCTTAAACCGAGCGCAGGAGGACTATGCGGCTCTCAATGAACTGGAAAAAAATCGGGCGAAGATCAATCGAGCGAATCGGCATGATCTGCGCACCCCGTTGAATTCGATGATGCTCAGTCTCCAGGCCATCGAGCAGTTTGGCGAGGTGAATGAAGACCAGAAAGAATATCTGGAGATGGCGCACCGGAACGGTCTTCTCATCGCTGGCATGGTGGATCAGATGCTGGACATCGGTAACGTCCATCATCTGGGCAAAGCGGCGCTGCATTTACGCCCAGCGAAAGCGGCAGACCTTTTATCAGCAGCTCTGGATCAAACGGTCATCCTGGCGCTCCAAAAGAAAATCGAACTCACTCACACCTGCAGCAGTGAATCATGGCTTTCGGTGGACCATGACAAGATCGTGCGAGTTCTGGCGAACTTGATCAGCAACGCCATTAAATTCACTCCTGCTCAAGGTCGAGTCACGGTTCAGATTCAAGATGTCGCCAAACCTCATGCGTCCACACAAGTGCGTTTTAGTGTGGTGGATAGCGGCATCGGAATCCGGCAAGATCATGTGGGTTTGATCTTCAATGAAGGTTACCGAGTCAATCCAGACGCGCTCACGAAAGACTCCACCGGGCTGGGACTGGCCTTTTGCAAAGCCATCGTTGAGGCGCATGGAGGGCAGATCGAAGTCAGCAGTGAGTTTGGCAGGGGCAGCCACTTTCATTTCACGCTGCCACTGTCCGTGGGGATCTGA
- a CDS encoding arsenate reductase family protein — protein sequence MLKVYAYQGCSTCKNALKWLKAQGIAHQEIAIRETPPTVPELRSMLAAKGDDLRPLFNTSGQDYRALGMKDKLPAMSTDEALAMLAENGNLVKRPFALDETAGVHLVGFKEKEWAAALKR from the coding sequence ATGCTGAAAGTCTATGCCTATCAGGGTTGCTCCACCTGCAAAAATGCCCTCAAGTGGCTGAAGGCCCAGGGCATCGCCCATCAGGAAATCGCTATCCGCGAGACCCCGCCGACGGTGCCCGAGCTGCGCTCCATGCTCGCGGCTAAAGGTGATGACCTCCGCCCCCTTTTCAACACCTCCGGCCAGGACTACCGCGCCCTCGGCATGAAGGACAAACTGCCTGCGATGTCCACCGACGAAGCCCTGGCCATGCTCGCGGAGAATGGTAATCTGGTGAAGCGCCCCTTCGCGCTGGATGAGACGGCAGGTGTGCATCTGGTGGGCTTCAAAGAGAAGGAGTGGGCGGCGGCGCTGAAGCGTTAA
- a CDS encoding Eco29kI family restriction endonuclease produces MHSRPFDREEHVYRNDAFAELVKDGVRFFNGTPVLELPPQERFCGTGVYAIYYTGKSSIYGKYGKLNRLSYGYPIYVGKAVPKGWRQARTSHLKTDRSTELYLRLREHSHNIAKAPDLNPKDFMCRFVIFEGDGSDMISTVEAALIKITQPLWNTVVDGFGNHTPGNGRFEQARSAWDVIHPGRAWADKCKGIAAKPEVIIERVKKHLSTLGGSVV; encoded by the coding sequence ATGCATAGTCGCCCCTTTGATCGCGAAGAACACGTCTATCGTAATGACGCTTTCGCTGAGTTGGTTAAAGACGGGGTCCGTTTTTTCAATGGCACGCCCGTTTTAGAATTGCCACCACAAGAGCGCTTTTGCGGCACAGGCGTTTATGCAATTTATTATACAGGAAAGTCTTCGATCTACGGGAAGTATGGCAAACTAAATCGGCTCTCCTACGGATATCCAATTTATGTCGGAAAGGCAGTTCCCAAAGGCTGGCGACAAGCACGCACCTCACATCTGAAAACAGATCGTTCAACTGAACTCTATCTGCGGCTTCGAGAGCACAGCCACAACATTGCAAAGGCCCCCGATCTCAATCCGAAGGATTTCATGTGTCGGTTCGTCATTTTTGAAGGTGACGGATCGGACATGATTAGCACGGTTGAGGCCGCTCTGATCAAGATTACTCAACCTCTGTGGAATACTGTAGTGGATGGCTTTGGAAACCATACTCCGGGGAATGGCCGATTTGAGCAGGCCCGCAGCGCTTGGGATGTGATTCATCCAGGACGTGCTTGGGCCGATAAGTGCAAAGGTATAGCTGCGAAGCCGGAAGTGATCATTGAGCGCGTAAAGAAGCATCTCAGCACGCTAGGAGGCTCCGTAGTATGA
- a CDS encoding DNA cytosine methyltransferase has protein sequence MRSVEIFSGAGGLAKGLDLVGFDHAAFVEWNKDACSSLRLNFSPERVYCGDIKDYDFSKLGQVDVVAGGPPCQPFSLGGKHQANLDHRDMFPYAIRSIEVLQPKLFIFENVKGLLRESFADYFSYILFRLGHPCLSAEHGIDWRDHLNELLAISPRANKGTRYSISHRLVNAADYGVPQCRERVIIVGVREDIDQKWQFPKATHTEERLLYDQYVTGEYWDRHRVPQSERPQLSPSLAGRIEAIKRDYVLFAPEGEPWRTTRDVLGDVPHPNENHGIPDHIFRDGARSYPGHTGSCYDLPAKTIKAGGHGVPGGENMIRYPDGSIRYFTVFEAKRIQTFPDDYVITGAWGEALRQIGNAVPVKLAECLGNAAKTLLTTPASHRQPPEQNLVGRRMAMGSASEKFSPSLALT, from the coding sequence ATGAGATCGGTAGAAATCTTCTCTGGTGCTGGTGGTCTTGCCAAAGGGCTTGATCTGGTCGGGTTTGATCATGCTGCGTTTGTCGAGTGGAATAAGGATGCTTGCTCCTCGCTCCGTCTTAATTTTTCACCGGAGAGGGTCTATTGTGGAGACATCAAAGACTACGACTTTAGTAAGTTGGGTCAGGTAGATGTCGTGGCAGGTGGACCACCTTGCCAGCCGTTCTCTTTGGGGGGCAAGCATCAGGCGAACTTGGATCACCGGGATATGTTTCCATATGCGATTAGATCCATTGAAGTCCTTCAGCCCAAGCTCTTTATCTTCGAAAACGTGAAGGGCCTTCTCCGCGAATCTTTTGCCGACTATTTCTCATACATTTTGTTCCGCCTCGGGCATCCATGCTTGTCAGCGGAGCATGGCATTGATTGGCGCGATCACTTGAATGAGTTATTGGCGATTAGTCCGCGCGCCAATAAAGGCACCAGATACAGTATATCGCACCGTCTGGTGAACGCAGCCGACTACGGTGTCCCCCAGTGTCGTGAGCGCGTTATCATCGTCGGCGTGAGAGAGGATATTGATCAAAAATGGCAATTCCCCAAGGCGACTCATACCGAAGAACGGCTACTCTATGATCAATATGTGACAGGAGAGTATTGGGACCGTCACCGGGTTCCCCAAAGCGAGAGGCCTCAACTCAGCCCTTCGCTCGCTGGAAGGATTGAAGCTATCAAAAGAGACTACGTTCTCTTTGCTCCCGAGGGAGAGCCTTGGAGAACAACCCGTGATGTCTTGGGAGATGTGCCTCATCCCAACGAAAACCATGGCATCCCAGATCATATTTTTCGCGACGGTGCCCGAAGTTATCCCGGGCACACCGGCAGTTGTTATGATCTTCCAGCCAAGACCATTAAAGCCGGAGGACACGGTGTACCTGGAGGTGAAAACATGATCCGCTACCCCGATGGCAGCATTCGGTATTTCACGGTCTTCGAGGCCAAACGCATCCAGACATTCCCTGACGACTACGTAATTACTGGCGCATGGGGCGAAGCCTTGCGCCAGATTGGAAATGCGGTGCCTGTTAAACTGGCGGAATGTCTTGGTAACGCTGCCAAAACTTTATTAACGACGCCCGCTAGTCATAGGCAGCCACCAGAACAAAATTTGGTTGGGCGTCGAATGGCAATGGGATCAGCTTCTGAGAAATTTTCACCATCCCTTGCGCTTACATAA
- a CDS encoding ATP-dependent nuclease: protein MNPDFTTIASDKAAGLFPSYIDYIRFPRFRNLAANARVDFEFPITAFVGQNGCGKSSALQALFGVPKGKSVSTYWFTTALDPIENLRPEDRHCFVYSYNGTGDEVVKRRINKKGQPDLFDTSEPIAAYGMTMGVRHPPVEKEVIYINFRAIPNAFEKAFHRVRPPTPGIQGHLRMRSKVLRNALDKQYDYRFSIESRPQEFVIREDMLRVAEKILGRSYRGAKVVKHALFGEPGYSVFLETEKAKYTDAFAGSGESAVMLLLHELSYAKKGSLLLLDEPETSLHPGAQEELMRYLASICIKQRIQIVFCTHSPTLINGLPPAAIKVFSPDPSGTFRIVQGVSSREAFGYIGHQISDKMTLRVEDRLAQMILQRVIDDEVVPCAHMFDICFIPGGCDEMKKDSVVFSSHDQKNVVMILDGGKKPSGPLMDPSMIPNSQYEDLYWG, encoded by the coding sequence ATGAATCCTGACTTTACCACCATTGCCAGTGATAAGGCGGCTGGCTTATTCCCATCCTATATTGATTATATCAGATTTCCGCGTTTTCGCAATTTAGCGGCCAATGCCAGAGTTGATTTTGAATTTCCAATTACTGCATTTGTTGGGCAAAATGGCTGCGGTAAAAGCTCAGCCCTACAGGCGCTCTTTGGAGTACCCAAAGGCAAGTCTGTTAGTACTTATTGGTTCACGACCGCACTGGACCCAATTGAAAATCTAAGGCCAGAAGATCGGCATTGTTTCGTTTATTCATACAATGGCACTGGAGATGAAGTAGTTAAGAGAAGAATCAACAAAAAAGGACAGCCAGACCTTTTCGACACTAGTGAACCAATTGCGGCATATGGAATGACGATGGGGGTGCGGCACCCTCCAGTCGAAAAAGAGGTAATCTATATTAACTTTAGAGCCATTCCAAATGCCTTCGAAAAAGCGTTTCACAGAGTACGACCGCCTACGCCGGGCATTCAGGGCCATTTGCGAATGCGCTCAAAAGTGTTAAGAAATGCCCTCGATAAGCAGTATGACTATCGCTTCTCAATAGAGTCGCGGCCTCAAGAATTTGTGATCCGTGAGGATATGCTTAGGGTTGCAGAGAAAATTTTGGGACGAAGTTACAGGGGCGCAAAGGTAGTGAAACACGCGCTTTTTGGAGAACCTGGTTATTCGGTTTTTTTAGAGACGGAGAAGGCGAAGTATACAGATGCATTTGCTGGCAGTGGAGAGTCGGCAGTTATGCTTTTACTACATGAACTGAGCTACGCAAAAAAAGGTTCCTTGCTACTGTTAGATGAACCGGAGACTTCATTGCATCCTGGTGCGCAGGAGGAACTCATGCGCTATCTGGCAAGCATTTGCATCAAGCAAAGAATTCAAATTGTGTTTTGTACGCACTCGCCAACTTTGATCAATGGCTTACCTCCAGCAGCCATAAAAGTATTTTCACCTGACCCAAGCGGAACGTTTAGAATTGTACAAGGCGTTAGCTCTAGAGAGGCATTTGGATACATTGGACATCAAATCAGTGACAAGATGACCCTGAGAGTGGAAGACAGGTTAGCTCAAATGATTCTGCAAAGAGTAATCGACGACGAAGTTGTGCCATGTGCGCACATGTTCGACATTTGCTTTATACCTGGAGGGTGTGATGAGATGAAAAAAGACTCAGTGGTTTTTTCTAGTCATGATCAGAAAAATGTCGTTATGATTTTAGATGGTGGTAAAAAACCGTCTGGTCCTTTAATGGATCCTTCAATGATCCCCAATTCTCAATATGAGGATTTATATTGGGGATAA
- a CDS encoding 3-keto-disaccharide hydrolase, translated as MKARFLIPAFAALAFAVSAAEPVQIFNGKDLTGWEGNKDLWSVQEGTITGITPPDPADPTKGIIKHNTFLVWKGGTVGDFELTFKYRIEKGNSGVQYRSKELAAGTFGPVLSGYQADFEAGKKYSGILYEEKGRGILALRGEKTVIKPAADGGKKTVVEKAGTVGDSEAIQASIKSEDWNEYKIVAKGNHVQHFINGQQTIDVTDEDAANAPKEGLLGLQIHQGPPMKVQFKDFNLVPLK; from the coding sequence ATGAAAGCACGTTTCCTCATTCCTGCCTTTGCCGCGCTGGCCTTCGCCGTCTCCGCTGCTGAACCTGTCCAGATTTTTAATGGCAAAGACCTCACGGGCTGGGAGGGGAACAAGGATCTCTGGAGCGTGCAGGAGGGGACCATCACGGGCATCACGCCACCGGACCCGGCGGACCCGACCAAGGGCATCATCAAGCATAACACCTTCCTCGTCTGGAAAGGCGGCACGGTGGGGGACTTTGAGCTGACCTTCAAATACCGCATCGAGAAGGGCAATTCCGGCGTGCAGTATCGCAGCAAGGAACTCGCTGCCGGTACTTTTGGCCCAGTGCTCAGCGGTTACCAGGCCGACTTTGAAGCGGGCAAGAAATACAGCGGTATTCTCTACGAGGAAAAGGGCCGTGGCATCCTGGCCCTGCGCGGGGAAAAGACGGTGATCAAGCCAGCGGCTGACGGTGGCAAAAAGACCGTGGTCGAAAAAGCCGGCACGGTGGGTGATAGCGAAGCGATCCAGGCCAGCATCAAAAGCGAAGACTGGAACGAGTACAAGATCGTCGCCAAGGGCAACCACGTGCAGCATTTCATCAATGGTCAGCAGACCATCGACGTCACGGATGAAGACGCCGCCAATGCGCCGAAGGAAGGCCTGCTGGGCCTGCAGATCCACCAGGGCCCGCCGATGAAGGTGCAGTTCAAGGATTTCAACCTGGTCCCCTTGAAGTAG
- the bioB gene encoding biotin synthase BioB codes for MNYADLHRIYHQPFFDLLKQARAVHEEHWTGNEVQLCTLLSIKTGGCSEDCGYCAQSARYTTGVQAEKLMEKADVMERARAARASGSTRFCMGAAWKGVRVGTQKFDQVVDIVKDVATLGMEVCVTLGQLGAEEAAVLKEAGVTAYNHNIDTSPEHYPNIVSTHTFEDRLSTIRHAQDAGMSVCAGGILGLGETIEDRLKMLEVLSNFNPHPESVPINALMPMKGTPLGNNVQVDSFSLVRMIAVTRIAIPRAKVRLSAGRTNLSREAQALAFFAGANSIFYGDKLLTAANPQAQEDLALIQALGLSAQQPNPDMSAPVADEVRELAPACHVTCGA; via the coding sequence ATGAACTACGCCGACCTCCATCGCATCTACCACCAGCCTTTCTTCGATCTCCTCAAGCAGGCCCGTGCCGTCCATGAAGAGCACTGGACTGGCAATGAGGTGCAGCTATGCACTCTACTGAGCATCAAGACGGGTGGTTGCAGCGAAGACTGTGGCTACTGCGCCCAGAGCGCCCGCTACACCACGGGAGTGCAGGCGGAGAAACTGATGGAGAAGGCCGATGTCATGGAGCGCGCACGGGCAGCCCGGGCCAGTGGCTCCACTCGCTTTTGCATGGGCGCTGCCTGGAAAGGTGTGCGCGTGGGCACCCAGAAGTTTGACCAGGTGGTGGACATCGTGAAAGACGTGGCCACGCTGGGCATGGAAGTGTGCGTGACCCTGGGCCAACTGGGCGCTGAGGAAGCCGCTGTTCTCAAAGAAGCCGGCGTCACTGCCTACAACCACAACATTGACACGAGCCCAGAGCACTACCCGAACATCGTCAGCACCCACACCTTTGAGGACCGCCTCAGCACCATCCGCCATGCGCAGGATGCCGGCATGTCCGTCTGCGCTGGTGGTATTCTGGGCCTGGGCGAAACCATCGAGGACCGCCTGAAAATGCTGGAAGTGCTCAGCAATTTCAATCCGCATCCGGAAAGCGTGCCGATCAATGCCCTGATGCCCATGAAAGGCACCCCGCTGGGTAACAACGTGCAGGTGGACAGCTTCTCCCTGGTGCGCATGATCGCCGTCACCCGCATCGCCATCCCGCGTGCGAAGGTCCGCCTCAGCGCAGGCCGAACCAATCTCAGCCGCGAAGCACAGGCCCTGGCCTTCTTTGCGGGTGCGAACTCCATCTTCTACGGTGATAAGCTGCTGACGGCGGCCAATCCCCAGGCGCAGGAAGACCTGGCCCTCATTCAGGCACTGGGCCTCAGCGCCCAGCAGCCCAACCCGGACATGAGCGCCCCGGTGGCCGATGAAGTGCGGGAGCTGGCCCCGGCCTGCCACGTCACCTGTGGTGCGTAA
- the lpxD gene encoding UDP-3-O-(3-hydroxymyristoyl)glucosamine N-acyltransferase, translated as MNIALSELAELLEGQLLSGSPDTRITGFASLKEAAAGDLSFFYDARYRDKLAATHATAVLVPKGMEGCPDKVACIAVEDPSRAFEKVVDTYGFHAAAFEAGIHPRAVIAEGVKADLSKISVAACAVIETGAEIGDGAEIGAGCFVGRNAVIGAGTKLFANVTVHEACELGERVILHSGVVIGADGFGYEFEKGRHRKVRQAGIVQIDNDVEIGAGTMVDRARFGRTWIGEGTKIDNLVQIGHNVVIGKHCILVAGTAIAGSAIIGDYVVIAAQSGVAGHVSVGSFVTLGGRSGVTKDIPAGKATYMGFPAVPVMDERRRLASINRLPHLSARVKALEKDGSVEEA; from the coding sequence ATGAACATCGCCCTTTCTGAATTAGCTGAACTTTTGGAAGGCCAACTTCTCTCTGGCAGTCCAGACACCCGCATCACGGGCTTCGCCTCTCTCAAAGAAGCCGCAGCCGGGGACCTGAGCTTTTTTTATGATGCCCGCTATCGGGATAAGCTGGCGGCCACCCACGCTACGGCGGTGCTGGTACCCAAGGGGATGGAAGGCTGCCCAGACAAAGTGGCGTGCATCGCGGTGGAGGATCCATCCCGCGCTTTTGAGAAAGTGGTGGATACTTATGGCTTCCACGCGGCAGCTTTTGAGGCAGGCATTCATCCTCGCGCCGTGATTGCGGAGGGTGTGAAGGCGGACCTCAGCAAGATCTCCGTCGCTGCCTGCGCCGTGATCGAAACCGGGGCTGAAATCGGCGACGGGGCCGAGATTGGTGCGGGTTGTTTTGTCGGTCGCAATGCCGTCATCGGGGCCGGGACGAAGCTATTTGCGAATGTGACCGTGCATGAGGCTTGCGAGCTGGGCGAGCGCGTCATTCTGCACTCCGGTGTGGTCATCGGTGCCGATGGTTTTGGTTATGAATTTGAAAAAGGCCGGCATCGCAAAGTCCGCCAGGCAGGCATTGTGCAGATTGATAACGATGTGGAAATCGGTGCTGGGACCATGGTGGACCGCGCCCGTTTTGGCCGCACCTGGATCGGTGAAGGCACGAAGATTGATAACCTGGTGCAGATCGGCCACAATGTAGTCATTGGAAAGCATTGCATCCTGGTGGCTGGCACGGCCATCGCCGGCAGCGCCATCATTGGCGACTACGTGGTCATCGCTGCTCAGTCGGGCGTGGCGGGGCATGTCAGCGTGGGGTCCTTCGTGACGCTGGGCGGGCGCAGTGGGGTGACGAAAGATATCCCTGCGGGCAAGGCTACGTACATGGGCTTCCCGGCGGTGCCGGTGATGGATGAACGCCGCCGCTTGGCCAGTATCAATCGCCTTCCGCATCTCTCCGCCCGAGTGAAGGCTCTGGAAAAAGATGGCAGCGTAGAGGAGGCGTGA